Genomic DNA from Pseudorasbora parva isolate DD20220531a chromosome 17, ASM2467924v1, whole genome shotgun sequence:
TAATCATGTTAATGCTTAAAGACTTCAGGTCAATGTAGATTAGCTTGATTACATGCACTCAATGTCCAAATACTATCACAATGAAATGTAGAGGATTAAtctgaataaattaaaatatttatgttcATTAGGCACTGAAACAGCAACACTGCTGGATAAAAGAACACAGACATTTCCTTTCCTCTGCCATTAAATAAATGGACaatttcttaaaataaaaaataaaaaaaattaaatacttaaatatCTCTGAACAAGACTTGCCAGGGGTAAACGTTGAATGTAACTTTCGTACAATTTTTTTCTTAGGGAAACTGTAGTGATGTGTGAATGTTTGGTGGGAACGTGTAGTGTAGCATGATATAGAAGTAACAcatataaaatgtgtgtgtaacAAGCAACACTGTTATTTTCAAACTTTGTCTGTGCTGCGATCCTCATTTGTACAAGCAGAAGTCCAGGAGTGTTTGTGAAGGGCTTTTGGGAAAAGTGTACTTGCAGGGGTTTCATGGCAGTTTGAGTCCAGTCTGTTTTTGCTTTGGTTTtaaaaggcagagaaagagatAAAATGGGTTGGgggagaacgagagagagagagaagattcAGGCCCATGAAGATATTCAGACCACAAACTTGTTCTTAGTAGTGGAGCCACTCTTAGTGGCCGTGTCAGCATGAGACTGGTAGCCAATGGTCATATTCATAGGGATGCCTAACCGTTCCTTGTACACCCTCCTGCCACACAAACACAATTACACATTGTATAGGTATCATTGTATAGATAGTACAATATCATTTATATCAGGGGTGCACAATCCTGTTCCTGCAGATCTACCTTCCTGCAAAGTTCAGTCTAACCCTGATTAAGCTTCAAGACATCTTCAGCAGCACTTGATCATTACAGACAGGCATGTTGGATCTCCAGGAACAGGATTGGGCAACCCCTGATGTAGCATGAATGCATGAGTCTCACCCTATGTGCGTTATAGCATCTCTGTTCTCATAATCAGTTGTCCAGACGGCAATTTTATCTCCTTTCGTTCGGATATTGACTACAGCCCCGCACACTTCATCACTGTAGTCGTCAAAGGCCTCACCGATGAGGCACAGCAACTGTAGGAATGACACAGGTAAATGTTTGCGAGTCAGGACAACAGAAGCGCATGAATTCCTTGCGTGCATGTTGAGGGGGTGTTCAGTGACTAACTCAGAACTCTTACAGTTTCCAACCAAAAGCGGTCCAGGTCATACTTCCTCTGCTGCTTGTTGAGAGTGATGAGCCAGCGGCCTCCTCTTTTATTCCTCTCATCCTCCCACATGGGCTCAATACCATCCTGCAACCCAAGCACAAACCAAAGTCTACAGTAATCTGGAGTATCTCGTACACTACCTCTATAAAGCAGCAAGTAACACTTAAAGCAAAATTCTACttccaaaaaataataaaaattagggctgtcaatcgattaaaatataaccacaattaatcgcatgattgtcatgagttaacttgcGATTAATCTAATTtttttatcagttctaaatataccttaaattaatattttttaagcttttaatattctaatcaacatgggtaaggcttttttctttatttatactgttgtctgaggtcaattaattacgttcgtgtggttttttcatttaaaaacatcataactaatatgtaataggctattttctacactggtttggaggctgtcttctgaacgctTGGTTTTGAtaggcgtgccgcactggagacttggaaataaacgcccacggctaggattggataagatttgcatattttatgagcttcagctcctctGTCATATcaatgcccctgtcagttcacatgagggagagattattttgaaagcggcatctgcaaagattctctcgaccacagggcttgtaaacgtctttatcaagcaaacacaaattatttatttctcatccacctgcgattgattggaatattatttctgtattacatggcccgcacaatcggtcgatataagcttataaacttaaaaattcagaataagcagggatttctctcattttaagaatataaagggagcttttacactggcagtttaattcagaacagggcacagttcgtttgaaaaactggtaatgtgaaagctgtcatgtggACCTGGGAgcacaccagaaccacaccatacctggggGAGGTCCgtattccacgagtaggaatatagtgcggcccctttaagagatccgcgtTCCctgttgaactgccggtatcTTGTATGTGTGCCGCGATTCACTTGGCCATTGTGAAGAAGACAGActcgggagcgctcttgttcagaaaactAACCTGCGTATTCGTTTGTAGCAgaatgtaatgtatttagttcaataaaacacatgtactgtaagagatggtgttaatgatttacctcagatatatgactcatgagcgagagtgagctagcagtgcatcgcgctcggactgcagagaatgtgctcagtgtaaaacgcacttttctttcttataggcctggagtctaataaaagttaaacagaaaatatggtagcttgtaGGCAAAAACtacacttttggtttagaatagtaatgttaatgtcaacccttttctttccctattaatgtttgctgctgcatcctttgcgtctgctctcactttttccagcTATGGGCTATGccatggatcaaacagaaaatgtgtgcTGCGTTAAcgccaagcctgcagtctccctctcagatactgaagctttcgcacTTTGATTCTCCCCCAGTGACcagtcccagtatagccgccccactgtgttttctaatggacacgaggcaaactaaacaatacatttttttccccaaagttagtttatgtcattgaaggcagttatcatcacgatgatttcatttcaagtgttcattatttaaaataaaataatgatttaaaaaataatttagttagttatctgatgcttTAAAAACGGGGGATGTGACGTCaggattgacagctgagatcgacgtcttctctgagtgaagttgtcactgagacactaacggacttttttcggaaTTTTTGGAAGCAGATTGGAGCt
This window encodes:
- the eif4eb gene encoding eukaryotic translation initiation factor 4eb; translation: MATAEPEINSNSCKSEEEISEETNQEIVSPESYLKHPLQNRWSLWFFKNDKSKTWQANLRLISKFDTVEDFWALYNHIQISSNLMSGCDYSLFKDGIEPMWEDERNKRGGRWLITLNKQQRKYDLDRFWLETLLCLIGEAFDDYSDEVCGAVVNIRTKGDKIAVWTTDYENRDAITHIGRVYKERLGIPMNMTIGYQSHADTATKSGSTTKNKFVV